The genomic DNA CCAATTCTGATATGAACAGAAAAACCAAGAACAGGGCTATGTGTGGATTACATTTTTCTCTGCCTTGCCTACGACTTTTTCTACTTGTTACCTGTTATCTTCTATTCTTATTCCATAAAGAGGTTCTTGGATGTTCGTCTGTTTGCCATCTCTACACTGGGAGACATATTAACTGCCGTAACTTAGGCCTTTCAAGGATTCCTAAGAATTTTCCTGAAAGTACAGTTTTTCTGTATCTGACTGGAAACAACATATCTTACATAAATGAGGGTGAATTAACAGGACTTCATTCTCTTGTAGCATTGTATTTGGATAATTCTCGCATTGCGTATGTATATCCAAAAGCCTTTGTTCAGCTGAGGCATCTGTATTTTCTATatctaaataataattttataaaacgCTTGGATCCTGGACTGTTTGAGGGACTTTCCAATCTTCGTACTTTATGTTTACAGTCTAATCAAGTAGCTTTTGTTCCAAGAGGAGTATTTAATGATTTAGTTTCAGTTCAGTACTTAAACCTACGAAGGAATCGCCTCACTGTCCTGGGGAGTGGTACCTTTTTTGGTATGATTGCTCTTCGGATACTTGATTtatcaaacaataaaattttgAGGATATCAGACTTAGGCTTTCAACATCTTGGACAGCTGGATTGCTTGTATCTAGAAGGTAATAATTTAACAAAAGTACCGTCAAATGCTTTTGAAGTACTTAAGAGCCTTAAAAGACTTTCTTTGTCTCATAACCATATTGAAGCAATACAGCCCTTTGCATTTAAAGGACTTGTCAACTTGGAGTATCTCCTCCTGAAAAATTCAAGAATTCAAAATGTTGCTAGGGATGGGTTTAGTGGAATGAATAATCTTAAACATTTGATCTTAAGtcataataatttagaaaatttaaattctgaCACATTTAGCTTGTTAAAGAATTTAATTTACCTTAAGTTAGATAGAAACAGAATAATCAGCATTGATAATGATACGTTTGAAAATATGGGAGCATCTTTGAAGATCCTTAATCTGTCATTTAATAATCTTACAGACTTACATCCAAGGGTCCTTAAGCCATTGTCTTCACTGACTCATCTCCAGGCAAATTCTAATCCTTGGGAATGTAACTGCAAACTCTTGGGCCTTCGCGACTGGCTAGCATCTTCAGCCATTACGCTAAACATCTATTGTCAGAATCCCCCATCCATGCGTGGCAGAGCATTACATTATATTAAGTGGACTGACTTTACAAATTGTGTTACATCTTCAACAAATGTATCCAGAGCTTGGGCTATAAAATCTCTTCATATTCATCACAAGACTACTGCGTTAATGATGGCCTGGCATAAAGTAACCACAAATgggaaacatttggaaaatactgagagCGTTACTTTCTGGGAACGAAGTCGTACTTCACCTGCCAGTAGATTTTTTCAAGAGAATACCTTTGGTAATCCATTAGAGGCTACTGCAGTGTTACCTGTGCAAATACAGCTTACTTCTTCTGTTAACTTGAACTTGGAAAAAAACAGTGTTCTACCGATTGATGATGCTTCGGTGTCAGGGAAAACGTCTCTCATTTGTACACAAGAAGTTGAAAAGTTGAATGAGGCTTTTGACATTTTGCTAGCTTTTTTTATCTTAGCTtgtgttttaatcatttttttgaTCTACAAAGTTGttcaatttaaacaaaaactaaaggcacCCGAAAACTCAGGGGAAAATAGACTTGAATACTACAGCTTTTATCAGTCAGCGAGGTATAATGTAACTGCCTCAATTTGTAACACTTCCCCACATTCTTTAGAAAGCCCTGGTTTGGAGCAGATGCAACTTCACAAACAAATTGTTCCTGGAAGTGAGGCACAGGTGATTCTCTTTGAACATTCTGCTTTATAATTCAACTTAATGTTAGTTACAGGAAAACATCAGTGCCATGGACGAATTCAACTGAAGCTTCCTTAAAGAATTAtaaactttatttggaaatacaatGAATTATATGAGCTTAGCATTAATAAATAcgtgtttttaataatttatgaatACTGTATTCATTCAGCATATATCTTTGATAGGTGCTATATTAAGTAATAATACTAGCTAATGTTTCTGTGTACTAAGCACTATGCTAATAAATACTTCATATATCACATTTATCCTTAAAAAACCTTGTAACTATTTAcgttttacaggtaaggaaacctAGGGAAAGTGAGCTTAAGAAACTGTACCAGGTTCTTGCTTGTGATACTTTTTAGGTCTGACTCCAGGGCGCATGCTTTTAATTTCATGCATTGCTGCTGCGTAGGTGCTAATTGTGAACAACATAGGCATGGCTCCTATTCTTGGTAGAGCTTGAAATCTAGTGGAGACACATGGTTTCCATCTGGGATGGTAAGTATTGCACTTGGAGGTGCTGCTGGGTATAACATAAGTGAAAGTGGTAGGTGGCTTTATGAGAACAGTGACATTGAGACTGGATCGTGAAGGataaacagaaatgaagagagcTGAGTAATAGGTAGAGGTAACATCGTATCATAGGAGtcgaagaaagagaaagaatgctgCTTTTTATGGAGTAACGTTCAGTATAACCAGAGTTATGAGTGGTAGTGTGAGGTCTGCAGCTGGAGAGAGAGATCAGATGAAGAAGGATAttgtaatttcatatttttccttaggGCAGCAGGGAGCCATGGAAGGATTTTAAATAGTGGAATGACATAATCAGATTTACTGTTTACAGAGTACCTTCTTTCTGGAAGGAGCAACGAGACTAGAGGCAGAGTTAACTGGGTAGGAATTTGAATCACCAATCCAGGGCAGAGGTACCGGAGGCCTGCCAGAGAGAATGGTTGGATTCTGGAGCTTGGTGATTGGCTAAGCGGTGACAGGTGAGGGATATGTCAAAGATGGTCATTGTTTGGCTTAGGCGGCATTCTGTTGCATTTAATGAGCAAAGGAAGCAAAAGGAGTGGGGATATGTGTAGGGACAAAATAATGAGTTCAATTTTGGATACATTGAATTTGAGATTCACATCTGATCTCCAAGTGGAAATATCCTACAAGCAGAAGATTAGGGGAGAGATCTATCTGGTAAAGGTCAATAATTTGTAACCTTTCATTTGCATAGTACGCCGGAAGTATATGATACTCTCTTAACAATAGCATTGACCATTTGAGTCATGATTTGGGAAGACAGGTAAGTGAGGAAGAATAAGATCAAAGAGCCCCCAGGAGATGTTAGTAGCCTTGATTGGGAATCTTTAATGTAGATAGATGGTAATTCAAGCCATGGAAACTATGTATGTTTTTCTCTATTAGCATAAATTTATACTCTGTAGAATATTGGGCATATAGGAAGTGCCCATGCTTGATCTATTAACAGGGACCTGAGCCAcgaatatgtattaaaaattttcCCTCGAGCATTATGTATTTCATGTGctgtccttcctcttcccccaaatttcttttttgttattaaaagttAATacttgccggggcgcctgggtggctcagtcattaagcgtctgccttcggctcgggtcctggtcctggggtcctgggatcgagcccctcatcggactccctgctccgcgggaagcctgcttctccctcttccactccccctgcttgtgttcctgctgtcgctgtctctctctctctgtcaaataaataaataaaatcttttttttttttttaagattttatttatttatttgacagagagagacacagcgagagagggaacacaagcagggggagtgggagagggagaagcaggcttcccgcggagcagggagcccgatgagggactcgatcccaggaccccgggatcgtgacctgagccgaaggcagacacctaacgactgagccacccaggcgcccaataaataaaatcttttaaaaaaaaagtaaaaataaaagttaatactTGCCATATGAAATTAGCCTAAAGCAGTCTGGGAGTGTTTAAACCAAGTGCTAATTACTGAGTCTGTGTTGTGGACCTGAAGTAATTATAGGAATGGTTGTGTTGTCTGGTGTACCTTCAGATGGTGCTGCTCAAACTCAGAATCACCGGGGTTGTTAAAATACGGATTGTTGCCCCTCAACCCTCCCAGAGTTCCttattcagtaggtctggagtggggcctgttGGGTGTATGTGTGGACAGGTTTGCTGGTAGTGCTGGTCTGGGGAACATGGTTGGAGAGCCACTGCTGTAAGATAATTGAGGAAAAGCAGAAAGGAGCGGAAGAGTGGTTTTGAGATACACTagaaatttcagagaaattaaagccgcaactccctcccacccccaccccaagagtTTTCACTGTTCTCCTTTTCCCTGCCTAGTTTAAAGCTTTGTCCTTGGTTgtgattttagaagaaaacctgaatacattttaaataaatctattctTACATAAATTACTTGTTTCATTAGGGATAGGTGTGTGGTGTTTGTTTCaccttgaaaatgtttttaataatacaCTTCTGTTGTTGTTGTATCCACACAACTCCCACAACTCCAATTAAGTTTTTTCTTTAGTTACTAAAAGTACATGCTCTTtggaaaaaagaattcaaacaatacagagatatttaaaatgaaaggtgAAAACTCTTCTatgtctcccttccccaccacctaGACCACATCCTCTTGAAGATGTTAGAAGCAGCATAGGTGGTCATTTGGAGTTAGGAAATATCCATAAACAAAGTATTTATCTTGACCTTACCAAAAAAAACTCCCCCCAAATTCAAAGAAGgtaatttagaaattttatcaagattttttttgtttttatgtgtaaCTTAAAATTGATGATTGATGTAGGCTCAACTAGAAAACTTTAATCTTATTAATACTGTTTTATATATGGAGTTACAGTTGTACATGGTGGTATTCATTAGGTACTCATTCCAGTTTCTGTCAgcagcttttccttttaaaaatattagctcatgggcgcctgagtggctcagtcgttaagcgcccatgtaggctcaggtcatgatcccagggtcctggggtcgagcccctgcattgggctccctgctccgcgggaagcctgcttctccctctcccactctccctgcttgtgttccctctcttgctgtctctctctctctgtcaaataaataaaatcttaaaaaaaaaaaaacgttagcTCACATGACACTGTTGTTTGATACTTGCACCGTTTAAAAAACTTAAGGTAAAATTGATTTGAAGTGATAATATACATCGACATTTTTAGCAGTATAATTTGTGCATATGATTGTTTCACATTTTAGGCAGCCCCACCTCAAACAAACAGGAAAGTTAAAACTAAGTAATAATATTCTAAATTAATATAGGTGAAGAAACTTTTCTTAAGAGTTCTGTTTCTCTACCATTTACTAAAGTTTTTTGATGAGAACACTCAAGAATAATATGGTTGTGTTTCAGAAAGATAGTTTTATATACAGGTCCATTTTTTCCACTGATTTCTGTAAAAGTTGGGTAGGGTTCCAGGGCATTCCAAAAAAGCTCCTCTCCATTCTCCCCCATAACAAATGAGAAGTATAAAACTCAACTACcatttatttataacattatactttttaatacatttaaaattccagtgtggaatttcagaaatatGTATCTCACTTCTGGGATAATTGAGAATGTACTCCCAGTTCCCTCCTAGCATTGGAGTAGAGATGTTTGATGTTAGATTGTCCTTGAGGACTTGAATGGTATAGAGCAGACTCTTTAACAGGAGTCAGCAGGGAATGAGGAATGTCCCAGGTGATGGAGTTGGGGGCCTGGGTAAGGTGTCTCATGGGCTTCTGGAGGTGAGGGGCTGCCAGTGCTGATAGCCAGAGACAGTGTTGGGGCACGGTAAGGGTGGACATTGTTTGAGAGTGAGGGAATTGTGTAGAATTCACTGGTAGCAGGGAAGGACGATCTTTGGATACCTCCTTGTTCTCCACCAACTTTGTACTCTCAGTGGAGTTCTCGACTTTCTCCTACATAAAGTGCCAGGGTTACACTCTTCCTCTTACCTGTGTCTTGAGTCAGCAAGCATTTTTACTCCATTATCTTACCTGCAACACAACAATAACAGTAAAATATGCCATATTTGTCTTAAAAGGTTgcaaaaatgggagaaaaaaagactagGGAACCTTTTACAAGGTTCTGAAAAACAGCTTTAATGCTAGGCCTTCCTACCAAATTGGTCTCACAGGCACTTACCCATGTCCTCGATATAAGGGTCCCACACCTTGACTTGCCTTTGTTACCAGAGTCCTCTTGATCACGTAACACTGTTTTCCAGGGCACGTTCTCTCTATTTTGGTCGGGGCTGTGTGATACACAACACTCTCCAGGAATATAACTCTGAGCCACGggtatcttttcatgtgacttTAATGACCAGCACAGTTGGCTTTTTTCGTTTGTCCTCAAGGTATATATGCATGATTACCTTGTAATTATTTACTGTATAGTTTTATCATCAGCAATACCTAGCATTTACAAATGGTGAGGCCATATTCCCACCCTCATAATCATGAAATCTCTAGTAGGTTCTCTTATATCTCTTTGTAAAAGTCAAGAACCACTCCGTCAAATGACTCCTGTAAGCATTCAAAACAAGCATTGCTGGGGTTTTCAGCCTAACGTTTTTCCCACACAGTTCTGTACCAGTCATTTATCATCTTTTTCTGGAAACTTAGTGTTGTCATTGGATATTGTTTCCTGAAGCATAGTCTTTCCCTTAAAAGTCACAGAAGGTGGCGGTTTCTTCTGGATTGTTAAGAGTTTTTCTATCTTAAAGATTATGGGCTTCTTTgttttgcttgtgtgtgtgcagtCCAAAAATTAATTGAGGGAATAGTTGATAATATTAAAAGCCTTTGTAAAGATTATTGTTGGTTGTAAAAAATCcaactttcattttaaaacaacttaGTGAATTTccactaagaatttttttatccCATTTCCTTGCCAGTATTTGTCAAGGGAACTAGATTTATTAACACTCTTTTCCATGACCATGTAGAAAATTACTGTGTAGAAAGAATATATGTTTCCATCTAAGTGACAAAAGTATTTGCAGCTAGCTAGATCCTGGAAAATATCTAGAGAGGGAAAAAGCTAATTTTAGTGTAAATGTCACCACTTTTGTAGCCTCTGGTGTGGTAGAAAGTCTGGAATAAGACTGATTAGTCAGGGCtttcttattttgcctttttcaataAACTGCTGTTCTTTGTTTAATCCTATTAAACAATATAAGCAGAGAAGTATAGttaagagaatattttatttggttGTGGCTTTTAATGCCTAAagcttattattttcttaaattacccTAACTTCAGTGACCTCCTATATTTAAGATCCAAGAATGCCAGAGTGATTTCatatattaatcatttttatgtgATATATAAATACTGTAATTGTGGTCTGGTTAGATCAgagaaaatgctatttatttttttcttggaccTCCTGTAAAAAACTGTTAAATCATCAATTTTCGATTATAGAAATGTTCAGAAAAAGTAATTGAAAATTTTGTGTTTctgaatgcctgttttcttcccaggTCCAAGGGGATGAAGATACGATACAAATCTATCAATCCATCACTTAGAAAGTGTTAAAACACATGGTCTATGATGAATATAGataatttctctgaaaaatagaGCTATAAAATGCTCACTATAAAGATGCTAATAAAAATTGGACAGCTAGAAACTAGAGTCCTGCTCATATTCaatgtaatatttattgtttGGGCCGACCAAATGACTAttagaaatttcatttatttgtgcctttggggattaaaagttttatttttcttttcaagggCTATTTGTTTTCTGAACCCTGGTGGTTAGGTTCATAATGACACAAAAGGATAGAAATAATCTTAAACCAGCATAGTTTTCAGGTTGGTTCAATAAACACAAAGatggattgatttttttctttagtacttagttttcaaaagcaaagaaaaatcacTCTGCATGAAGTTTCTGCAATTTACAGTCTACAGATACTTTTATATACCCAGAAAATGCCTTAAAATGCCATAGCTTTAGAAAATACTAAGACAAGATTAAGAACTGTGGTTTTACTCATGTGAATCTAACAGAAAAAGTTTACTGAAAACTTTGTGGAATTGTTTAAATGGTCAAATAATAGTACAGTTTTTCAAGCGCTCacctatttaatatttacatatgtgtAACATCACTTATATCACACTTGAAGAACCAAACAAATGGATGTTTATAAAAGCTTGTCTTCTTTCTGTAGTGTGTTTGTAACTTGTGTCTATGTGAATACATTAATATATCTACCAAGTATGTGAAATAAGAAAAGTATTtgtgacaaagagaaagaagggaaacgTTCAGGTTACTAGtacttttttcccttcagttttaCTTTCATTCTCCTCTTTCATCTTCAATGTTAAACTTTCCTtgcattttctgaaatgtttcagAAATAGATTCCAACACAGCCACCTTCTGCTCTGTTTTCTGCCTTATGTTTAGTGTAATCAATTTTGATGTTATCTATAATTCAACTATCCATAGTTGTAATTACAAAAAGAGATAAGCACAAATAATATTGCAAAAAGAAAGGGAGGTCAGTTCTTGAGTGGGGGAACATTAATTCCCAtgattatttattgagtgttcaCATTATTTATGTCCTGTgggacataaaaaaataaacataatacatGGGCTGTGCTTAAAGTTAACTGATAGTCTTAGAGCAGGCGTGTAGGCATGAAAAATtaaaggacattaggagaaagaactAGATGGCAAATGAGTTGCATGCTAAATGAGTAGTGCTGATGTTTTATGCTCCTGGAAATTCCAAGGACAGAGTGCTCACGTACAGTGGGTTGGAGTGGCCAGAGAAGGCCTGTGAAGGAAGTGTGAATTAAGGTGAatagaaaaaggaggaagagcattgtgaggggcaggaagggagtaAGCAGATCTGAGTTAGCAGCTATTATATTCGAGAGGTGATGACTTAACTGCCTGAAAGCCGTGAAAGGAGGAGTAACTTGAGAAAGGTGGGTTTGTTCGAGCTTGTTGAAGTTCTTGATTGCCCCCTGaaaattcttaaagagaaggaatGAAATTTAAGAGACTGGAATAGAAAGCATCCATTTGCCTCTTTGAAGCCCTCATTAATGAGGTGAGTAGGATCAGTTGGATCCCATTTAaccttgtaaaatgaaaataaatttatatcaaaattgggggggggttttgttttttttttaggaggagCATCTATCCTAATGTTATCAGTGCAAAGTGGGTTAACTTGCAAATGCTAAGATCTCAATTGATGGCAGAATGATCAAGATTCTGGGACCACTGATGAGAATTAGTGATAATTTGCCAGTGCTTCTTTACCTCCATTTAGGTGACAGATGCTCTCCCTTCAGACAGGTGCCACTTAGTATGTCAGAAATACCCATTAAATGGAGAAAAGTACTTACTCAGGATAtcagactttaaaagaaaaaaaaaagaacatctcatttgttgcttgttttctttGTCCTTCCTGCAGATTTTTAGTCCGtaatggatggacacttgggttgcttccataatgttgcagttgtaaataatgctgcagtaagcacctgggtgcatgtatcttttcaaagtagtgttttcatattcttcgggtaaatagccagtagtggtaatggtaattccattttaattttttgaggaacctccatactattttccacagtggctgtaccagtttgcattcccatgaacagtgcataaggattcttttttctccatatccttgccaacacttgtttcttgtgttttgatttcaGCTGTGctgacagatgtgaagtgatacctcactgtagttttgatttgcatttccctgatgacgagtgatgttgagcatcttttcacgtgtctgttggccatgtctttggagaaatgtccgtgCATGTCTTGTGCCcgtttttaattggattcttttttggtgttgagttgtataagttctttatatattttgggtactaaccctgtattggatatttcatttgcaagtatcttctcctattccgtaggttgccttttagttttgttgattgtttcctgcactgtgcagaagcttttttttttttagtttagttttttaggtttttagtttattatttttatgtttgcttttgtttcttttgcgtcaggagacttatctagaaaaatgttgctatagtcgatgtcagagaaattactgcctgtgctctcttcaaggatttttatggtttcaggtctcacatttgggtccttaactcattttatttttgtgcatggtgtgaaAAAGTGGCCTAGTTTCATGCTTTGTCATgtagctgtccatttttcccatttacattttttgaagagactgctCTTTTCACATTGCATATTCTTGGAGGtggccattttttaaatctccagaGCTTACCATAATGTCTAACACATTTTATGGACTCATAAAATGTTgactaaaatgaatgaatgtaaccTTGGTGACCAACTCACCAGGAAGGTTTGGCAAGGGTAATATGACACTCtaatcacttatttttttgtaaataaattggTATCCTGGTATAAGCCCACCTTTTATTAATACTCATTGAGCTAGTCTTCTGAAATCTGACCTTAGGACTATAACAAAATGTAAAGTTTGGGCTGGAATAATCAAtaatcagctttttattttttaacctcttaAGTTTCGATTTACCTACTGTGCTATGGAAGCTGTATAGAGACTAGCAGGGAGTTTAGCTATTCCTTTCAGGACTCTAGATTGCTGCCTCCTACTTAATATGAACTGTCACTTCTTAGTAAGCACAGGTTTGAGAGGTTAAGAACCAAGTGAGATTTAAAATTACATGGTTTCCCCTGGCTGCCTCACTTCTTCCACATTATATACCAGATTTGACTGATGTGCATGAGAGGACATTAAAAGATGACACACTGAGAAGAATGTTTATAAAGTGTTAACTCAGAACTCAATATGTAGCACATATGGAAGAGAAAAACGggctgttttttatttaaaaaacagaacagtggggcacctgggtggctcagttggttaagtgtcctgtccgactgttgatttcagctcaggtcatgatctcagggttgtgagatccagcctcatgtcgagctctgtgctgggcgtggagtctgcttgagattctcactctctctccccctctgccctgccccactgttctcttgcttgctctcttaaaaaaccaaaaccaaaacaaaaccccaaaaacaaaaaaacacctaatTCTTGTCTTTTGTTTAGAGAGGTAATATATATAAGATTAAGGAGAATGCCTTTTCTCCTCCAAacctatttctatttcatttctggtTTATAGCTctcatttgatttgtttccattttaaatgtcTGATCACATTTAAAGCATTTAATTCAGAAAGATTATATATTATCGGAAAACAAGATTGATTCTTAATTTGTAAAAGATAAGGGTTGAGAGAGAGTATTATGTGACTAAAAAGTGaagtgattatttgattaatattcaaaactttataaaaatactgtgggtaaaaaaaaatctattttaaaagcttcattttaaaatgttatatttaggggcgcctgggtggctcagttggttaagcaactgccttcagctcaggtcatgaccctggggtcctgggatcgagtcccgtgttgggctccctgctgggtggaaagcctgcttcttcctctccctctgcctgccactccccctgcttgtgtgcgctctctctctctttctgtcaaataaataaaatctttaaaaaaaataaaatgttatatttacacatttggagggagcatttttataataactttaaaaagaaaaaaatttttaacttcttaatgcttatttactttaaataaatatgtgttgtgcATGCTGGGAAGTACAAGCCTTTCTTGGCTTTTTGTTATCCCTATTATTTGGGGGTACTTTCCCCAAACAACTGTAATGAGTGGAATTGAGGtgcatctttttgtgttttttgttttttggtttttttttcaaacttcagtgCTTTGAAGAGAATTTCTATGTAACTTCTTTTACTGATCCCAGAACATGGCATGTATACTCCCATTTCACCTCTTCagtccttccttctcccttttgaGAGTCACCTCTTCCCATCTTCCCATTCAAAGCCAGCTCCTGGACCTTTCTACTCTGGGCTGTAgtcattttccccttttccacACTTGAAGTCTGTGGTCACTCCCTCTGGTGCAAGCACGGTTTTCCCTGTCTGCTGGAATTTCATCCCTCTCCCATACCCACATCTCTGCTTCTGTTGTCCTTCTATGCAGAATGAGTCACATCCCAATGAGAAACAGTGACTGCCCACTGATGGAGGTTGCCTCACTTCCCTTACCCCTACTAGACAGTCACGTGTCCAAGCCCCTCAGCTGGTAGAGCTAGAAATCCCACTGGAGGTCGGGGAGGGAACAGGGCAGGTGAACCCCACTGATCACATGACTGACTTCTCCTCCAAGTCTGGATGGGCATGTACAAGCCGAGCAGAGTTTGCACCTGTATCCTCTGGCCTGTCCCAGTCTGCTTCCATGAGTAtcattttccattctttattctaattttcttaaCACTTCTTATTGTCAGTCATTGACTATTTCTAGCTCTTGGCTTTACATAAATCTCAGGTTCCCGAACTCATTAGATTTCTCTCAGAACTTTCCAAGCTGTATTTTGGTTTCAGCAGTGTCCTCTAAACAAAATCACCATTCATGAGAAAGGGGTGAAGGTAAGCCTTTTGGCAAGAATTGTGTAGTCATTCACTAGTTTACCCTATTCATGCAGCAGCTTGATTATCAAAATCTGTCCTCAGCCTTGAAGGCTCAGTGTGGTGAATGTGCATGTCTGTAGAGTTCAGTGTTCTAAAACTGTATCCTTTATTCAGCATATTGCTAATTACTTTTTCCTACTTATGGCA from Neomonachus schauinslandi chromosome 7, ASM220157v2, whole genome shotgun sequence includes the following:
- the LRRC70 gene encoding leucine-rich repeat-containing protein 70, which translates into the protein MCGLHFSLPCLRLFLLVTCYLLFLFHKEVLGCSSVCHLYTGRHINCRNLGLSRIPKNFPESTVFLYLTGNNISYINEGELTGLHSLVALYLDNSRIAYVYPKAFVQLRHLYFLYLNNNFIKRLDPGLFEGLSNLRTLCLQSNQVAFVPRGVFNDLVSVQYLNLRRNRLTVLGSGTFFGMIALRILDLSNNKILRISDLGFQHLGQLDCLYLEGNNLTKVPSNAFEVLKSLKRLSLSHNHIEAIQPFAFKGLVNLEYLLLKNSRIQNVARDGFSGMNNLKHLILSHNNLENLNSDTFSLLKNLIYLKLDRNRIISIDNDTFENMGASLKILNLSFNNLTDLHPRVLKPLSSLTHLQANSNPWECNCKLLGLRDWLASSAITLNIYCQNPPSMRGRALHYIKWTDFTNCVTSSTNVSRAWAIKSLHIHHKTTALMMAWHKVTTNGKHLENTESVTFWERSRTSPASRFFQENTFGNPLEATAVLPVQIQLTSSVNLNLEKNSVLPIDDASVSGKTSLICTQEVEKLNEAFDILLAFFILACVLIIFLIYKVVQFKQKLKAPENSGENRLEYYSFYQSARYNVTASICNTSPHSLESPGLEQMQLHKQIVPGSEAQVILFEHSAL